GGGCTGATGGGCATCACGCGGTCCGCCCTGATGCGTGGGGGATTTCGCTTGATCTCGCGTGATCGGTCGGCGCTTGTCATCCGCGTGCTGCTGATCGCCGACGTGCTCGTCGGCGGCCTGCTCGCTTTCTGCCTCGGTCCGGGCCCCGCCTGGGTCGAGGCGCGCGCGCGTGGCCGGCTGCAGCGCGCGCTGGGGCCCGCGAGCGCCTACGCGGTCGAGGTGGGGGCGAGCTGGATCGATCTTGCCGCTGGCGACGTTCCTGTCATGCGCTTCAACGCGCGCGATCTGACACTGCCGGACGGTCTGCAGGTCGACCGCCTCGACGCCAGGGTCGAGGGCATGCACCTCCAGGGCTCGCGCATCACGGCACTCACGCGTGTGGCGTTTCGCGCGCGCATCCTGCAATCCGCGCTGAACCGCTATCTGCCCATCCGTCCGAAGCGCCTGCCCCTGGAGCCCCGGGTGAGCCTCACCCTCACCGAGGGAAGGGTGGAGGTGCGATCGGCCAACGTGCTGCTGAGCCTGGCCCTGCCCCTGCGAGCCATCGGTCGCCTCCAGGTGACCTCGCCGACCCGTCTCACCTTCACGGTTGACCAAGGCAGCTTTGGTGTCGAGCGATTGCCAGAGATGCTGCGAGCGCTCACGGTTCTCGACCTCGACGACTCCCCCTTTGGCGTTCGCATCCGCAGCCTTCGCGTCGGCGAAGGCTGCATCGAAGTCGACGGTGACGCGGCACCGCCCTTGCCTCTCGAGATGTCTGCGGCCGCGAGCGGGGCTTCGTCGAGCCATTGAAGGAGTTTGCTCCGATGTGATGAACTGTGGGGGCCTGTCCTCCGGCGATGCGCCGGTGAAGAGGGGGCTGTTCGTCTGTGAAACGACGATAGCGCCCGTGACAACGCAGATTTTCATGTACAGAGACACGTGTCCACTGCCTCGGCTCTGGCTGGGCGTTCCGCATCTGGCGGTCCGACCAGCCAGCATCGAGGCAGCCAATATCAATTGAGGTGAATGAGAAATGGCCAAAGGTTCTTCCAAGAAGCCCGGAGATCCGAAGTGCCGCAGTTGCCGCGGCCTTCTCGAGGGGCGCCCCACCGTTCGAATCGGTGGATACAAATGGCACCAGGAGTGTGCCGAGAAGAAGGGCAAGCACGTTCCCCGCGAGTACCGTGAGCCGCGGGTGAAGAAGACCGAGGCGCCCGCTGAGGCGGCTGAGACCGTCGAGATGGCTGTGGTCGAAGAGGTCGCGGTCGAGGTTGCCGAGGAGACCGTCGCCTAGGTTCGATCTCCGGCCTGACTACCTGTCCATCCAACGAGCGGCTCTTGAGGCCGCTCGTTATCGTTCTGCCTGGAACGGGTTGCTCTACCGCCGGCTGTGCGCCAGGCACGGGGCTTCGGGGAAAGGAGAAAGAGCAGGTCAATTCGGGGCGGTGGGGAATCTCTTTTGAACGACCTGCGGTGGAACACCACGCAGGAGACCGGTGCTACGCCCCGTCACAGGCGCTGCTGGTGCACCGAAGAGGAGGTAGACACTTGAGCGTTCGCATCGACGTCTTTTCTCGGGCCGCGGCGGTCCTCACGATGGTCGCGCTGCTGGCGGGTTGCATCAACGGTGCAACGGTACGCACGGGCAGCAAGGATACCGGTGGCGGCGGTGGTGGAGGCACGCCGACCCCCGCGCCCACCTCGTCTGCCTCTCCGTCAGGCAGCGCAACGCCTTCGGTCAGCGGAAGCGTGGCCCTCGACAGCGGCAAGACCAACATCTTCGATGTGACATCTGATGATACGTTCGTGTACTACACGGTTCAGGTGTCGAACAACGGGTTCTTGTATGCCGTTCCCAAGAGCAGCACGGGCACCGCGGTTCCCATCAAGCTGGCCGACAGCGGCTTCGTCAACCGACCGTGGGGGGTTGCCTGCGATCCCGGCACGACAGGCTACGTCTACGTCGTCGACAACCTCACGTCGAACCAGGGCAAGCTCTACCGCGTTCCGAAGCCGGTGGGCGGGGCGTCTGCCGGCAATCCCGAGCTCATCTGCGGCAACATGCAGGCGCCAACCTTCGTCCGCATCCAGGGGTCGAGTGTTCAGGGCGGGGCCACCCTCTATGTGTCAGAGAACATCCCCAGCGGCCGCATCTACCGCTTCAACAACACGTTCGGGTCATCTGCCAGCCTCAACCAGGACGCGAACCAGAAGGCCTTCATCGTGTTCGGGGCCCAGTCGACGCCGCCGTACAACATGCACCTGTTCTCGGTGAAGGCGGGAACGGCGACCTCACCGAGCACCTACCTGTTCTTCACGCGCATGGACGGCGGCCTGCTCTCCGCCACCCAGAACGCGGTGTGCTATGTCAACACCCAGAACCAGCCTCCCCAGGGCGGCTACCCGGAGAGCTCGCAGTTCGTCGTCACCGTGGCGACCGGACTCATCTTCCCCACCGACGTGTGGCTGCACCAGCGCGGATCTGAGCTCGAGGTCATGTGGCCTGAGTTCAGCCAGACCCTCGGTGGCGTGCGCAAGGCGAAGTTCACCGACACGGCAGTGCGCGGAACCTCCATCGGCGTCGGCACCGGATCGGTGTCGACGCTTCCGCCCACCAGCCTGAGAGTCGACGAGACCACCGGTGTCGCCTATGTGTCGCGAAATGCCCAGCAGGTCAATGGGGGCGGTTTCGTCACCATCAACCTGGCCACTGACGTGGCGACCGCGCTCACCTTCTCCAACAACGGGAGCGTGTCCGGAGGTGTGAACTTCCCGTGGCAGTTCATCGGTGAGCCTGGCTTCGGTCTTGTGGCCACCGAGTTCCAGCTCGGGCAGCCGTCTACCCAGCCGTCGAGTCTGGTGCGCCTTGTCACCAACGTCGACTTCAGCCCGCCGGTGCAGTCAGACGGAAACTACTACGTCAGTCCCTAGAAGCGGTGCGCCTGCGAGTCTCTCGGCCGCAGGGCATTCGTGACAGGTTGAAGGCCTCCAGCACACGGTGCTGGAGGCCGTCAACCTGTCGGGGGGACGGCGACTCGACTCGCTTCAGCGGTAGGACATGCCGCCTGGAGCAGCCGCGGGTTCGGGCATCACGAAGCAGTTGGGGTCGATGGCGCTGCCGCTCTGGGTCGCCATGATGGCACGAATGCGGCAACCGCCTCGGCACGAAGAGAAGTAGTCGCACTTGTGACAGGTCTCGTTACCGGGGAAGCCGCGGAACTTCTTGAAGGCTTCGGCGGTCTGCCAGATCTCCTTGATGCTCTGCTGCTTCACGTTGCCCGCGGGGAAGTAGTCCATCGTGAAGGAGCACGGGGCCACATTCCCCTGTGAGCTGACGTAGCAGTAGAGATTGGCCCCCACGCAACCGAATCCGCGATAGATGACCTTGCGCTGCGTGCGGTACGGGAAGTGGGCCATCTCGATTCGCACAGACGAGTTCTCGGCGATGCGGGTGATGGCCTTGAACACGGTCTCGGCTTCTGCCTTGCTCAGCATCATGCGCGGGTCTTGCGCCGCGAAGCCCTGGGGCTTCACATAATCGACGCTCCACGTGTCGCACTTCAGCTTCTGCACCATTCTTGCCAGCGTGAGCAGCTCGGTCTGGTTCTGCTTCATGATGGTGGTGTGAATGGTGATGGGCGTCTTCTCGAAGATCTCGCGCAGGGCCTTGATGCCGCGCATCGCGCGTCGATACGCGCCCTTCTTCCCGCGGAAGTAGTCGTACGACTTCTCGGTCGAACCGTCGAAGCTCACACGAATGCTCTTCAAGCCGACTTCTGCGAGCTTCTTGGCGGTCACGCGGCTCACGAACAGGCCGGTCGTGGACAGGTTCACGCTCAGCCCCTTCTGACGCGCGTAGGTGACGATGTTCACGATGTCGGGGCGCATGAACGGCTCACCGCCCGCGATGGTGACCTCACACACGCCGCTGGCCGCCATGTCGTCGAAGAGCCGCTGCAGCTCTTCGAGCGAGAGCTCACCGGGTGCCGCGTCGCGTGACTTCTGCGAGCAGTGGCGGCATCTCAGCTGACACTCCTGGGTGACGGTCAGGTGGACGCGGAGCGGCGCAGAGATGATGTTCATGGCGGGCGTTGTGGGCAGCATCTCGCCGGTGAACCGACCGCTGGCGTCGAGCAGGTCAATGGATTGGCACAGCTGCACGAACGTCTGGAACGACTGCTGCGTGAGGCGGCCATCCATGTTCTTGAAGACCGTGTCTATCGGGTGCTTGAGGCTCTCTTCGAAGATGAACGTGGCGTCCCAGTCGAAGGGGATGTAGTCGCCGCGCTCGCGGTCGTAGATGAGCGATCCGAAGTACTCTTTGCGGCCCACAAAGCGCTTGTGGCTGCTCGCCATGTATGTGTTCGTCTCCCGCTGGAAGGGTCGCGCCGCTCGTCGGGCGCGCACGTACAACCTGGCTCAGGGGTAGGGAAGCACGCTTCCTGAATGAAGAGTTCTCACGCTTTTTCGACAGTTCCGACACATTCCCTCTCACACGGCCCTGGGGGACCTCTGACGTGTGGACCGCTGCGGAGGAACAGTCGAGATGCGCTTGCGACCCCCTGTCGCGCGTGCTATACTCCGCGCATGCACGCGCATCTCGACTGCGGTGTCCACCTCGACTGGGCGGCCGGCGCGCCTCTCGCGCAGGTCGCGCGCGAGCGCATGACCACGTTCCTGGCCTGGGGAGGCGGCAATCCGTCGAGCACCCATCGCCGCGGGAAGCAGGCGCGTCTCGCCGTGCAGGATGCGCGTGAGGCGGTGGCCAGGCTCATCGGCGCAGATCCGTCGTGCGTTGTCTTCACCAGTGGCGCCACCGAGGCTGACAACCTGGCCTTGCGCGGAGGCGCCTGGTCGGCCCGCGAGGGGAGCGGTCGTCGACATGTGCTGGTGAGCGCCATCGAGCATCCTGCGGTGCTCCGGGCGGCTGACCAGCTCTCTCGCGAAGGGTTCGACATCGAGCGTGTCTCGGTCGGGCGCAGCGGCGTGGCCATCGCGGAGCGGTTCGCAGAGCGGCTCCGCGCCGATACCGCGCTGGTCTCCCTGATGGCGGTCAACAACGAGGTGGGCACGGTGCAGCCCATCGCCTCCGTGGCCGCGCTTGCGCACCAGGCGGGCGCCCTCTTCCACTGTGACGCGGTGCAGGCCGTGGGATGGCAGGCTCTCGACGTGCTCTCGCTGGGGGTCGACCTGCTCACCGTCTCATCGCACAAGCTCGGCGGCCCTCCCGGCGTGGGCGCGCTCTACGTTCGTGAAGGCCTTGACCTGGTTCCCCAGGTCGTTGGAGGAGAGCAGGAGAACCGCCGTCGCGCAGGCACGGAGAACGTCCTCGGGATCGTGGGGCTGGGTGCCGTTGCCGACCAGGTAGCGCGCGAGAGAGGTGCTGCATGTCAGCGCTTGCGCGATCTCGAGCGTCAGCTCGTCGAAGGTGTTCTCGCTCGGGTGCCGCGCGCCGCGCGTCTCGGGGACCCGGGTGCGCACGCGCCCCACATCGCGTGCTTCCTTCTCGATGACGTGGATGGTGAGACCCTGCTGTTCTCGCTCGACATGGCGGGCATCGCGGCATCCAGCGGTGCGGCCTGCGCCAGTCGCAGCCTCGAGCCTTCCCCCACGCTCCTGGCCATGGGTCTTGCCCGGGCTGAGGCCTCGAGCGCGCTGCGCCTGTCGTGGGGCTGTTCGACCACGGATGGCGATGTGGCGAGGCTTCTCGAGGCACTGCCCCGCCTCGTGGAGCAGAATCGTGCCGCGTCTCGCCGCGCATCGCGTGTTGCGCCATGACCAGGCGCATCGACGCGCCCGCTGAGTGCGCCGTGCCCGCGTCCGCGTCACAAGGCCGCGTCGCCGTTGCCATGAGCGGAGGGGTCGATTCATCGGTGGTGGCGGGGCTCCTGGCCAGAGAGGGCCACGATTGCGTCGGGCTCACCATGCAGACCTGGCCTGCCAGCACCCACACTGGCACAAAGGTCAGAGGGTGCTGCTCGGTCCGGGAGGTGCTCGACGCCGAGCAGGTGGCGGAACGTCTCGGGCTGCCCCACTACGTGCTGAACATCCGCGATGATTTCGAAGCCACCGTCATCGATGACTTCGTTCGTGAGTACGCGGCGGGCCGAACGCCCAACCCGTGCGTGCGATGCAATCAGCACATCAAGTTCGCCCTGTTCCTCGATCGCGCGCGCGCACTGGGCGCGCAGCGCGTGGCGACAGGTCATTATGCCCGCATCGCGTGGCATGCCGAGAGCGCGCGATGGAGATTGCTGCGTGGGCGTGACCGGAGCAAGGACCAGTCGTACGTGCTTCACACGATGACGCAGGATCAGCTGGCGCACACGCTCTTTCCCCTGGGCGATCTCACCAAGGAAGAGACACGCGCACTCGCGCGCGACATGGGCCTGCGCGTCGCGGGCAAGCCGGACAGTGTGGAGATATGCTTCCTCCCCCAGGGGAACCACGCCGCCTTCGTGGCGCGGCGTGCGCCAGACGCTGTGCGCCCGGGCCCCATCGTCGATCTCGAGGGCCGGGTTCTCGGCGAGCATCTCGGTCTGGCGCACTACACCGTCGGTCAGCGGCGAGGCCTCGGCCTCTCATCGACGCAGCCGCGCTATGTGGTTCGCCTGGATCCCGCTTCGAATGCCGTTGTCGTGGGTGGGGTCGAGGCGCTCGACTGCACGGTGTTCACCGCATCTTCACCGAACTGGATATCGCTTGCGTCGCTCGATGCGCCGATGGAGGTCTCAGCGCAGGTGCGATACGGGGCCATCGACCTTCCGGCTCGGGTGGCGCCGACGGCAGGCGGGCGGGTCGAGGTCCGTCTGCACGCCCCCGCGCGTGCGGTAGCCCCAGGGCAGTCGGTCGTGTTCTACGACGGCGACGTGGTGGTTGGAGGCGCGACCATCGAGCGCGCCTGAGCGGCCTTGATCAGCGGGCGATGACGGCCGCGCCGCTCAGGCCGCTCAGCGGGATCTGATCGCGGACGCTGCTCGAGGCCGTGTCGATGATGGTCACGCCTCCGGGCGTTCCCGTGCAGATCACCCACAGCTCGTCTCTTGCCGCGGTGGTCAAGAGGCGCGACGGGAGCGAGCCCGTGCTGATCTGCTTGATCAACGCCCCCTTCGCGGTGTCGAACACGAAGACGCCGCGACTGGCGGCCATGGCGACATACAGCTTTCCGCCATCGGCAGAGAGCACCGCCGCCACCGGCTGGCTTCCGCCGCCGAGGTCGGTGATGGTCTGCTTCACCTCGTGGGTGTCGGTGTCGATGACCGCAAGGGCGTCGGGCTGCTGGAGGCACACCCAGAGCTGATCGGCGCCTTCGCGCGTCGGGGCGACCGCAAGGCCCCAGGGGGTGCCTGGAACGGTCACCACCGCGCTCGTCTTGCTCGTGTCCGGGTCGACGAACGATACGGTCTGGTCCTTGCCGTTCGAGACGAACAGCAGCGCGCCGTTCGACGAGACGGCCAGATCGTGCGGCTGGTTTCCCACAGAGACGATGCCCTGCATCTGTGGTGGGTCTAGATTGACGTTCACGCGAGAGACGTTGCGTGTGCTCTCGTGAAGCGTGTAGAGGAGCCCGTGTCTCTCATCGACGATCATGCGCGTCGGACTCATGTCGACGCTGATCACGGGGAACTTCTCGGGTGGGAGATCGGTCTCCGTCGCGAAGCGCAGGATGCGGTTGGAGCCTGCGTCAGACACGTAGAGCCATCCCATGTGCGTGGCAAGATCGCCGATGTTGGCGGTGAGCGTCTGGCTGTCGGCGATCTTTCGATCGGCCACCCGCGTGGCGATGAGCTGATGGTTGCCTTGTGCGAGATAGGCGACAGCACCGCTCTTCTTGTAGGTGATGCCGGGGTGCGTCACCCAGTAGGCCGCGATGAGCACGACCATCAGCGCGACCCCCTCGCCCACCACGTACTTCAGGGGCTGAGAGGCAAAGCGCAGCGCCCACGCCTTCACCGTCTCGCCCATGGGGGGCGCTTCCCTGGCGACGGGCATGATGACCGTGGCGGCGCTTCTCTTCGATTCGGTGGTCTTGGGGGCTTCGGGAAGGGGATGCAGGGCCTGATCGAGCGCCACACGGATCTCGTCGAAGCTGCTGTGGGTCTTGTCAGCCGTGCCCTGCAGCAGCTGGTTGAGCAGCGCAGCGGTTGCCGGGCTGAGGGCTGTCGCTGCCGGCAGGACGTCGTGGCTGGGGTGCTGCTTCGTCAGCAGAACGCACAACGTATCGGCGAAGCGGCGGAACTCGCGACGCACGTCAGCCGGATCGTCGGCGAAGACGTTGCCGGGATCTTCGGCGCGAAAGAACCGGTCGAGTCCGAAGTTCACGAGCTTGATTCTCTCGTCGGGCGTGAGAATCACGTGCGACGGGTCGAGCGCGTCGAAGATGAAGGGGCGCGGACGGTTGTGCAGGTACGCGAGGGCGTCGCAGATCTGCAGGCCCCAGGGCAGGACCTGGGACTCGCCCAGCGGGTTCACGCTCATGTCGCTCAAGACCTGGAGAGAGACCCCGTCGACGTGTTCCATCACCACATACTCGCGACGCGCCTCGTTGAAGGTCTCGAGTATGCGGGGAAGGTTGGTGTGCTCGAACTGCATCGCCGACTCGACGGCTTCGAGGAAGCGCCCCCGGCGGTTCGCCAGCGTGGTCTCATCGAGTTCAGGAGAGGGAATGAGCTCCTTCACGACCCACGTGCGGTCGGTCACCTTGAGGTCGCGGGCGAGGTAGACCCCTCCAGCGTTGCTGAACGAGATCACCTTCTTGATCTGGTAACGGTTGTTCAGGAGTGTGCCAGGGGCCAGCTCGAAGCTCATCTCGCCTGGAGACTTCGAATGGATACCCCAAAGTCCTCCGCGTCCACAGGAACGCGGTCGCGGGCGCACGAAGCCCGCAACGCCGAGCGCGCGCCGAATCGGGCAGCGTGCCCAGCGGTCCATTCAAGCGAAGAGGAACCGTCAGCATGTCCCACAGACCGGGGTCTGCCTTCCCGCTCAGTGCCAGAGGCGCCTCAGATGAGGCGCACGATTTCGATTTCCTCGCCTCTGACGTGCAGCGGCACGTGCTCCCGAACGGGCTCACCATTCTCGTGAAGGAGGTCTATCCCGCCTCGGTGGTAGGTCTCTCGATATGGTCTCGCGTGGGCTCTCTCGACGAGGTCGACGCCAATGCTGGCATCTCCCACTTCCTCGAGCACATGTTGTTCAAGGGCACGCCGAGGCGCCCCGTCGGACGCATCGCGCAAGAGGTCCATTCCATCGGCGGCTACCTCAACGGCTTCACATCGTACGACTGCACCTGCTACTGGATCGTGTCGCCGTCTCGCTGCTTCTCCACAGCGCTCGACATCGAGGTTGACGCCATCTTGAACCCGCTGCTCGATCCGGACGAGATCGCCCGAGAGGCGCAGGTCATCGTGGAAGAGCTCAAGATGTACGAGGACAAGCCCGACTCCTATCTCTATCAGAAGCTCATGGCCACGGCGTTCCAGACCCATCGGTATGGGCGCCCGGTCATCGGGTTCGAGAGCGTCGTGCAGGCCATGACCGCCGAGCAGCTCGAGGCCCACTACCGTCGCTTCTATCGTCCCAACAATCTCTGCGTGGCCGTCGTGGGCGACATCGAGGCGGCCCGGGTCATTGCCGAGATCGAGGCGCAGCTCGGACATCTCCAGCCTGGCGAGGTGATGCGTGACGGACTCGCGCCCGAACCTGTGCAGGTGACGGCACGCGGCTGCCATCTCGAGGGTGATATCACCACCGCCCATCTGCAGATGGGGTTTCACACGCCGAGCGTGTTCCACGATGATGCGCACGCGTGCGACATCCTCTCCTCCATCCTGGGAGAGGGACGCTCGTCTCGTCTCTACCGTCGTCTTCGCGAGCGTGACGGCATGGTCACGGGCGTGAGCGCGAGTCTCTTTGCGGGGAGCCACCCTGGGCTCTTTGTCATCGACGCGACGCTGCCCCCGGATCGCGTCGATGACGCATTCGAGGCAGTGCAGCAGGAAATCGATCGACTGTCTCAAGAGGGCGTGCAAGAGCACGAGCTGGTGAAGGCGCGCAATGCGGTCGAGGCCGGGCATGTCTTCTCCCAGGAGACGGTAGAAGGGCAGGGGCGTCAGCTCGGCTATCACGAGATGCTGGGCGACTATCGCCTCGCCGAGCAGTACGTCGAGCGCCTGTATCGCGTCACGGCTGATGATGTGGTGCGTGCCGCCCGCACCTATCTCACGCCGCAGCGCTGCAACCTCGTCACCTATCGGCCGAGGGGCGCTGTCTCTCCGCGGAGCCTGGCATGAGCCGGACACGCCGCGAAGCCCCTCCCGTAGAGATTTCCCGCACGACGGGTGGAACGACCATCATCGTCAAGGAGAACCATTCGGTCCCCATCGTATCTGTGGCGCTCTATCTGCGGGGGGGCGCGATGGCCGAGGTCGAGGGGCGTCAGGGAATCACCACGCTCATGCAGCGCATGCTCATGAAGGGAACGGCCACGCGCAGCAACGAGGACATCGCAGACGCCCTCGAGTTCGTGGGGGCGACCATGGCGCCGTTCACGGGCAAGGACGTCTTCGGCGCCACGCTGAACGTGCTCTCGAAGCATCTGCCGGCCGCGCTCGAGGTGTTCGCCGACTGCTTGACGCGACCCGCGCTTCCGGAAGCGCACCTCGAGCAGGAGCGAAGCGTTCTCATCAGTGACATCGAGAAGCGGCGCGACGACAGCCTGTCGCTCTGCCTCGAGCTGTGTGAGCGCGAGCTCTTCCAGGGCCACTCGTACCGTTTCCCCGTCTCGGGGGACATCGATTCGCTGCGCGGTCTCACGGCAGAAGATCTGCGCGCGTGGCATCACCGGTTCTATCGCGCTGACATGATGTCGATTGCGATTGTGGGCGATGTGGAGGCCGCTCGCGCGCGTGACCTCGTGGCCGCGGCCCTCGGGGGGCTTCCCAAGGGAGAGGGGCTCGTCTCCCCTGTTGAGGGTCTCGGGTCGATTCACGCGCCGCGCGAGGTTCTCGAGACCCGGGAGAAGCGCCAGTCGGCCGTGGCTCTCGGGTTTCGTGGCCCCGCCTGCGGCCATGCCGACTTTGCCGCGTTCGATGTTCTCGACCACGTTCTCAGCGGGATGGGGTCTCGCCTCTTCCTCGAGCTGCGCGACAAGCAAGGCCTTGGCTACGTGGTCAACAGCACCTTCGATGCCCGTGCGCAGGCGGGGGCCTTCAAGCTGTACCTCGGAACCAGCGAGGATCGACGTGCCCGGGCGCGAGCCGCGCTCGAGGAACAGGTTGTCCGGCTGCGTGAGGAGGCTGTGGGAGACGAGGAGATGGAGCGCACGCGGCGCTACATGCTGGGTCTCCATGAGATCGCCCTGCAGCGCAACAGCGCTCAGGCCTCGCGTCTTGCGTTCTACGAGATCATGGGCCTGGGATGGCGCTTCGTCGATGACTATGCGGCGCGCGTCGAGGCGGTGCAGTCGGCTGACGTGCTGCGGGTAGCGCAGACCTATCTCGACCCCGCGCGGCGCGTGGTGGCCGAGGTGGCGTCTCGCGGGTGAGCGGCAAGCGCGTCGCGCGCTCAGGCCGACCTAGACGGCGCGCTGCTGGGCCTCGAGGTCGATGAGGGAGATGAAGTCTTCGATCATGCCTCGGGCTTCTGGGTCGTTCAGGATGACGCGCTTCAGCCGGGCCTCCATCTGAGGGTACCCGGGGTCGTCCTTGATCCGGCCCCCGAACTTCTTCTCGAATGCAGACGAGACAAGCTTCTGAGTGGCGTCATCGAGAAAGGTCTCGGAGTTGCGGTCCATGTTTGCGATCTCGTCGCGTGCGGCCTCGAGGAAGGCCTCGAACTGGGGCTTGGAGAGCCGTGCCGCCTCCGCGCTGAACTCGGAGACGTCGCTCATCGGGCTTCCGCCGTCAACCGACTCCATGCGGGCTTCCTTGATCTTCTTGTTGACCTGGAGCCGCACCTCATCAGTGGCGGGAAGGCCTTGAAGCCCAGACGCTTTCAGCGGATCGATGGGATCCATTCGGCGGACAGTACCTCCTTGCTGCTGTGAGTTATATCACGCGCCGGCCGGCAAAGTAAAGCCCGGAGAGCGGGAAGGGTCGCCGAGCCCTATGCATCGCCTTCGAGGCGTGTTATACTCCGGAAGCCAGCAGCGCGAAAAAGTTTACATTGTTCACAGACCGGACGGCAATGTTAACATGCGTGCAACAAATCGGCAAGAAGTTCGTAACACCGGTCTTTTATGATGGCGGCAAGATCCAGTGGCACGATTGCCACATTCCTCACACTCGGAGGGACTCGATGGACGCGTTCGGCTCATATTTCGGAACCGGCATGCTCGAGAAGGCGCTCGACGCGGCGGCACTCCGCCAGCAAGTCATCGCCAACAACATCGCCAATCTCAACACCGATGGATATCGTCCGCAGGCGGTTGCGTTCGAAGAGCGCCTGCAAGAGGCGTGCCAGCAGGCATCCGACGACGATCCGAACAGCGGCGGCTTCCCCAGCGCCGTCCAGCTGGCCAGTGTAGAGCCTGAGGTCGAGACCAAGACCGGCCGTGTCGACATCAGCCGCGAGTCTGTGAACCTCGGCAAGAACCAGATTCTCTACAATGCCCTCACCCAGAAGATCTCGGGGTACCTGGGCGCACTCAAGTACGTCGTCGACAACAGCGGTCGTTAGTCTCAGGCAGGGCGAGCTGTGACTGGCGACGGTGCCAGGGCTCGTGACAGAGGGATGGAGGAAGCGTGGCAATGAACTTCTTCAGCAGCATGGATACCGCCTCAAGCGCCATGAGCGCCGAGCGGTTCCGGATGGATGTCATCTCCCAGAACATCGCGAATGCGAACACCCAGAACACGGTGGCAGGCACCCCGTACCGCCGCCAGGTGGCCAGCATCACAAGCGCCACCGACACGGGTGGCAAGCCGTTCGCGCTGCCGGTGGGGCTCGACGACGATGATGACGGCCCCAAGTTCCGCGGCCAGGGCGTTCAGGTGTCGGCGGTTCAGCAAGATCAGTCAGACTTCCGCTACGTGTACGACCCGACCAACCCGAATGCCCAGAAAGAGGGCAAGTGGAAGGGCTACGTGGCCATGCCCAACGTGAACATCATCAACGAGATGACCGACCTCATCGCTGCCAGTCGCGCCTACGAGGCGTCGGCGACCGCGGTGGAGTCTGCGAAGGGCATCGCGATGAAAGGTCTCGAGATCAGCGCGGGCCGTTAGGCTGAGCAGTAGGATTCATCCCCCCCATCGAAGCGAGGAGGTACCCAGATGTCGGTTTCACCCTTTGCCCCCATCACCCCAGGCGTATCGTCGAAGGCTGATCTGAGCGCGGTCAACGGCGCCAAGGCCTTCAAGCTCGATGAAGGCGAGAAGAAGGAGTCGTTCCCGAACCTCTTCATGAGCTTCCTCCAGAATGCCAACGACTCCCAGAACAAAGCGGGAGAGTACACGAAGGCGCTGGTGACGGGCAAGCTCACCAACACCCACGAGATGACCATCGCTGGCGCCAAGTCGGAAGTGATGCTGCATCTGGTGACGCAGATCACCTCCAAGCTCTCTTCCGCAGCGACGACGCTGTTCCAGATGCAGATCTGACGGAGACGGGCGGTCTGCGAGAGGCGCGTGATAGAGAGACGAGCGCTTCTCGAGCCTGAGCGGACATGTTTGTTGGCGGCGGCTGCTCCCTCGAGGGGAGGGCGCCGAGGGACTGTGTGGATTCAAAGACT
This window of the Pseudomonadota bacterium genome carries:
- the mnmA gene encoding tRNA 2-thiouridine(34) synthase MnmA, with the protein product MTRRIDAPAECAVPASASQGRVAVAMSGGVDSSVVAGLLAREGHDCVGLTMQTWPASTHTGTKVRGCCSVREVLDAEQVAERLGLPHYVLNIRDDFEATVIDDFVREYAAGRTPNPCVRCNQHIKFALFLDRARALGAQRVATGHYARIAWHAESARWRLLRGRDRSKDQSYVLHTMTQDQLAHTLFPLGDLTKEETRALARDMGLRVAGKPDSVEICFLPQGNHAAFVARRAPDAVRPGPIVDLEGRVLGEHLGLAHYTVGQRRGLGLSSTQPRYVVRLDPASNAVVVGGVEALDCTVFTASSPNWISLASLDAPMEVSAQVRYGAIDLPARVAPTAGGRVEVRLHAPARAVAPGQSVVFYDGDVVVGGATIERA
- a CDS encoding insulinase family protein: MSHRPGSAFPLSARGASDEAHDFDFLASDVQRHVLPNGLTILVKEVYPASVVGLSIWSRVGSLDEVDANAGISHFLEHMLFKGTPRRPVGRIAQEVHSIGGYLNGFTSYDCTCYWIVSPSRCFSTALDIEVDAILNPLLDPDEIAREAQVIVEELKMYEDKPDSYLYQKLMATAFQTHRYGRPVIGFESVVQAMTAEQLEAHYRRFYRPNNLCVAVVGDIEAARVIAEIEAQLGHLQPGEVMRDGLAPEPVQVTARGCHLEGDITTAHLQMGFHTPSVFHDDAHACDILSSILGEGRSSRLYRRLRERDGMVTGVSASLFAGSHPGLFVIDATLPPDRVDDAFEAVQQEIDRLSQEGVQEHELVKARNAVEAGHVFSQETVEGQGRQLGYHEMLGDYRLAEQYVERLYRVTADDVVRAARTYLTPQRCNLVTYRPRGAVSPRSLA
- a CDS encoding cysteine desulfurase — encoded protein: MHAHLDCGVHLDWAAGAPLAQVARERMTTFLAWGGGNPSSTHRRGKQARLAVQDAREAVARLIGADPSCVVFTSGATEADNLALRGGAWSAREGSGRRHVLVSAIEHPAVLRAADQLSREGFDIERVSVGRSGVAIAERFAERLRADTALVSLMAVNNEVGTVQPIASVAALAHQAGALFHCDAVQAVGWQALDVLSLGVDLLTVSSHKLGGPPGVGALYVREGLDLVPQVVGGEQENRRRAGTENVLGIVGLGAVADQVARERGAACQRLRDLERQLVEGVLARVPRAARLGDPGAHAPHIACFLLDDVDGETLLFSLDMAGIAASSGAACASRSLEPSPTLLAMGLARAEASSALRLSWGCSTTDGDVARLLEALPRLVEQNRAASRRASRVAP
- a CDS encoding DUF2993 domain-containing protein: MGITRSALMRGGFRLISRDRSALVIRVLLIADVLVGGLLAFCLGPGPAWVEARARGRLQRALGPASAYAVEVGASWIDLAAGDVPVMRFNARDLTLPDGLQVDRLDARVEGMHLQGSRITALTRVAFRARILQSALNRYLPIRPKRLPLEPRVSLTLTEGRVEVRSANVLLSLALPLRAIGRLQVTSPTRLTFTVDQGSFGVERLPEMLRALTVLDLDDSPFGVRIRSLRVGEGCIEVDGDAAPPLPLEMSAAASGASSSH
- a CDS encoding radical SAM protein; this encodes MASSHKRFVGRKEYFGSLIYDRERGDYIPFDWDATFIFEESLKHPIDTVFKNMDGRLTQQSFQTFVQLCQSIDLLDASGRFTGEMLPTTPAMNIISAPLRVHLTVTQECQLRCRHCSQKSRDAAPGELSLEELQRLFDDMAASGVCEVTIAGGEPFMRPDIVNIVTYARQKGLSVNLSTTGLFVSRVTAKKLAEVGLKSIRVSFDGSTEKSYDYFRGKKGAYRRAMRGIKALREIFEKTPITIHTTIMKQNQTELLTLARMVQKLKCDTWSVDYVKPQGFAAQDPRMMLSKAEAETVFKAITRIAENSSVRIEMAHFPYRTQRKVIYRGFGCVGANLYCYVSSQGNVAPCSFTMDYFPAGNVKQQSIKEIWQTAEAFKKFRGFPGNETCHKCDYFSSCRGGCRIRAIMATQSGSAIDPNCFVMPEPAAAPGGMSYR